The Streptomyces nigra genome includes the window CCCATCATCCGAGACGGCTCGGCACGGAAAATGAGACGGCGGAAATGAGACGGACCGGTTCAGTCCTGCCGCAGCCGCTTCGCGAACTCCGCCGCGGCCGCCCCGGGGTCGTCCGCCTCCGTGACGGCCCGGACGACGACGACCCGGCGGGCGCCGGCCTCCAGCACCTGGTCGAGGTTGCCGAGGTCGATGCCGCCGATGGCGAACCAGGGGCGCTCGGTCCCGAGGGCGGCGGTGTGCCGGACCAGGCCGAGACCGGGGGCGTGGCGGCCGGGCTTGGTGGGGGTGGGCCAGCACGGCCCGGTGCAGAAGTAGTCGACGCCGTCCTGGCGGGCGGCCGCGGTGGCCTCCGCCTCGCTGTGCGTGGAGCGGCCGATCAGGACGTCGGGGCCGAGGATCGCGCGGGCGGCGGGGACGGGCAGATCGCCCTGGCCGAGGTGCAGGACGTCGGAGCCGGCGGCATGGGCCACGTCGGCCCGGTCGTTGACGGCGAGCAGCTTGCCGTGCCGGGCGCACGCGTCGGCGAACACCCGCAGATGCTCCAGTTCCTCGGCGGCCTCCATGCCCTTGTCGCGCAGCTGCACGATGTCGACGCCGCCGGCGAGCACGGCGTCCAGGAACTCCGCGAGGTCGCCCTGGCGCCTGCGGGCGTCGGTGCACAGATAGAGCCGGGCGTCGGCGAGTCGCGCGCGGGCGCTGCCCGCGGTGGCGGTGTCGGACATACGGAGCCCCCTGGGGTCGGCGGTGCCGGTCGGATGCCGGCCGCAGGCACCGTACCCAAAGCCGCCGACGGGGTCGCCGGGCGGGCAGGGCTGTCCCGCGGGGCGCGGCGGACGGACGCCACGCCCCGGGGGCGTTCACCCGGGCGGCCGGGCCCGGGTCACCGGTCGACGACGGCCCGGGGCCGGCCGCGTGGGCCGGGCGGTGTGCGGGTCAGACGGCGAGCGCCTGGGCGCGGCGCTTCACCTCCGTGCCGCGGTTCTCGCTCAGGGCCTGCGCCGGCGTGCCGGGCAGGGAGGGGTCGGGAGTGAAGAGCCACTCCAGCATCTCTTCGTCCGTGAAGCCGTCGTCCCGCAGGAGCGTCAGGGTCCCGGACAGGCCCTTGACGACCTTGTCCCCGTCGATGAAGGCGGCGGGGACGTGCAGCGCGCGGTTCTCACCCCGGCGTACGGCGATGAGCTGGCCCTCCTTGACCAGCTGCCGGACGCGGGTCACCTCGACGCCGAGCATCTCGGCGATGTCGGGAAGGGTGAGCCAGGCGGGGACGAGAGCATCGATCTTTGCGTCAATCTCGGTCACGGGAACAAGCCTGCCATCTGGCACCGACAGTCGGAAGCCAGGCCGGTCCGCACGGGCACGGCCGTCGCCCCCGCGCGCTACGCGGTCGCCGACTTCAAGGGCCGCGCGGGGTCCGCCAGCAGGGTGGCGTCCATCGGCGTGCCCGCCTCGATCAGCCGCCGTCCCTGGGCCAGGTCCCGGGGCCGGCCCACCGCCAGGAGCGCGGTCAGCCGCCCCTCGCGCAGCCAGCAGACCGACCAGGACGGGCCCGCCGGGTCGCCGCGCCACAGCAGCGTGTCGGCGCCCGGGTGGTGTCCGGCGTACTGCACGAACCGGCCGAACTGCTCGGACCAGAAGTAGGGCACGGGGTCGTAGGGCGCGGCGGTCTCGCCGAGGATGTCGGCGGCGACCGTGCGCGGCCCCTGGAGGGCGTTGTCCCAGTGGTGGACGAGCAGCCGCTCGCCGTAGCGCCCGGAGGGGAAGGAGGCGCAGTCGCCGACCGCGTACACGTCCGGCACCGAGGTGCGCAGCCGGTCGTCGGCCAGGACCTCGCCGTGCGCGCCGAGCGCGATGTCCGAGCCGGTCAGCCAGGCGGTGGCGGGCCGGGCCCCGATGCCGACGACGACGGCGCCCGCCGGTACCCGCGTGCCGTCGGCCAGGACGACCTCGCCGGGCTCTACGCGCTCCACGCGGGTGCCCGTGCGCAGCACCGCACCGCTGTCCGCGTACCAGGCGGCCATCGGGGCGGCCACCTCGGCGGGCAGGGCGCCCGCGAGCGGCCGTTCGGCGGCCTCGACGACGGTGACCGCGCAGCCGGCCTCACGGGCGGCGGTGGTGAACTCGGCGCCGATCCAGCCCGCGCCGACGACCACGACGTCGTGCTGCCGGGCGAGCACCGGGCGCAGCCGCTCGGCGTCGTCCAGGGTGCGCAGCAGATGCACACCGGGGACGCCCTCGGTGCCCGGCAGCCGCAGGGGCTCGGCGCCCGTGGCGAGGACCAGCACCTCGTAGGGGACGGGCCCGGCCTCGGTGTCCAGGACGTGGTCGGCGGTGCGGAGGCCCAGCACCTCGCAGCCGAGGCGCAGTTCGACGCCGAGCGTCTCGAAGTCGACGTCGAAGGCGGAGCCCTCGGCGGTGCCGAGCAGCACCGCCTTGGACAGGGGCGGGCGGTCGTACGGCTGGTGGGGCTCGGCGCCGATCACGGTGATCGTCCCGGTGAAGCCCTTCTCCCGCAGGGCGACCGCCGTCTGCACACCGGCCATGCCGGCACCGGCGACGACCACGGACCGCTGCGACTGGGTGGTTGGCTCGCTCACCCGCTCACCATAGACACTCGTCGTCAGCTCGGGTTCCGGCCCCGGCCGCGTCGCATGGCGAGGAGCGCGCCCGCACCCGTGGCCACCGCCGCGGCGGCCACACCCGTGAGCGGCAGCGCCGAGGAGCCGGTGTCCGCCAGTTCGCCGCCGTTCGAGCCGTCGCCACCCGTCGACGACGACCCGCCGGCCGAGCCGCCCGTGGAACCGCCTGACGACCCGCCTGACGAGCCTCCCGTGGAGCCGGCCGACCCGCCGCCCGTCACGTCCAGCGTGATGTCGGCCTTGTCGTTGGCCTTGTCGGGGTCGAACGAGCGGCGTTCGGGGCTCAGCGCGATCGAGCCCTTGGCGCCGGCGATCCGCTTGTCGATCCTCAGCTGGAAGGTGTATTCCATCTGGGCGTCCTCGGGCATGTTCATACCGAGGTGTGCGGGGCAGTTGTACGTCCCGCCCTTGTCGTGGCAGTAGTAGTCGCGCTTGACCACCGACGTTCCGGCGGGAAGCTTGATCAGGACGTGGACGCCCGGCACCTCGCCCTCCTCCAGGAGCCAGGCGGGCCCGGCGTTGGCGAACCTCACCTTCATCGTCACCGTGTCACCGGCCCTCCCGCTCAGCGCGGCACCCGTCACCCGATAGTCGGCCGTGTTGACAGTGGTGACCGGCACGTGGACGTACTTCGCGGAACCCGCGCCACCGGCCGGTCCCTCGACCAGTTTCACCGCCGGCGCGGTCCCCGGCACCGACGGCTCTCCGTTCT containing:
- the thiE gene encoding thiamine phosphate synthase, with translation MSDTATAGSARARLADARLYLCTDARRRQGDLAEFLDAVLAGGVDIVQLRDKGMEAAEELEHLRVFADACARHGKLLAVNDRADVAHAAGSDVLHLGQGDLPVPAARAILGPDVLIGRSTHSEAEATAAARQDGVDYFCTGPCWPTPTKPGRHAPGLGLVRHTAALGTERPWFAIGGIDLGNLDQVLEAGARRVVVVRAVTEADDPGAAAAEFAKRLRQD
- a CDS encoding Rv2175c family DNA-binding protein, giving the protein MTEIDAKIDALVPAWLTLPDIAEMLGVEVTRVRQLVKEGQLIAVRRGENRALHVPAAFIDGDKVVKGLSGTLTLLRDDGFTDEEMLEWLFTPDPSLPGTPAQALSENRGTEVKRRAQALAV
- a CDS encoding NAD(P)/FAD-dependent oxidoreductase; this translates as MAGVQTAVALREKGFTGTITVIGAEPHQPYDRPPLSKAVLLGTAEGSAFDVDFETLGVELRLGCEVLGLRTADHVLDTEAGPVPYEVLVLATGAEPLRLPGTEGVPGVHLLRTLDDAERLRPVLARQHDVVVVGAGWIGAEFTTAAREAGCAVTVVEAAERPLAGALPAEVAAPMAAWYADSGAVLRTGTRVERVEPGEVVLADGTRVPAGAVVVGIGARPATAWLTGSDIALGAHGEVLADDRLRTSVPDVYAVGDCASFPSGRYGERLLVHHWDNALQGPRTVAADILGETAAPYDPVPYFWSEQFGRFVQYAGHHPGADTLLWRGDPAGPSWSVCWLREGRLTALLAVGRPRDLAQGRRLIEAGTPMDATLLADPARPLKSATA